The Arachis duranensis cultivar V14167 chromosome 2, aradu.V14167.gnm2.J7QH, whole genome shotgun sequence genome has a window encoding:
- the LOC107474062 gene encoding 5-oxoprolinase 1 isoform X2, whose product MGSASEGKLRFCIDRGGTFTDVYAEIPGRLDGRVMKLLSVDPSNYDDAPVEGIRRILEEFTGEKIPRSSKIPTEKIEWIRMGTTVATNALLERKGERIAVCVTQGFRDLLQIGNQARPSIFDLTVSKPSNLYEEVVEVEERVQLVQGKEEEEEKQGDTLSVVEGISGELLRIVKPLNEEALKPVLKKLLAKGISCLAVVLMHSYTYPQHEQRVEKLALSLGFRHVSISSALTPMVRAVPRGLTASVDAYLTPVIKEYLSGFISIFDEGLGKLNVLFMQSDGGLAPESSFSGHKAILSGPAGGVVGYSQTLFDLETDKPLIGFDMGGTSTDVSRYAGSYEQVLETQIAGAIIQAPQLDINTVAAGGGSKLKFQFGAFKVGPESVGAHPGPVCYRKGGELAITDANLILGYVIPDYFPSIFGPNEDQPLDVNSTRKEFEKLAEQINAHRKNQDPTAKDMAVEEIALGFVDVANETMCRPIRQLTEMKGHETKNHALACFGGAGPQHACAIARSLGMKEVLIHKFCGILSAYGMGLANVVEEAQEPYSAVYGAESTLEASQREAVLVAQVKQKLQKQGFKEESISTETYLNLRYEGTDTAIMVKRHTTEDGKLCDYVGVTNILRPQAIGSASTSPIVEGKYKVYFGNGWQETPLYKLEKLGSGHVILGPAIIMNGNSTVIVEPNCRATITKYGNIKIEIDSPLSSVKISDKVADVVQLSIFNHRFMGIAEQMGRTLQRTSISTNIKERLDFSCALFDPSGGLVANAPHVPVHLGAMSTTVRWQLNYWGDNLNEGDVLVTNHPSAGGSHLPDITVVTPVFFNGKLVFFVANRGHHAEIGGITPGSMPPFSKSILEEGSAIKTFKLVEKGVFQEEGIINLLQCPGTDKQGNKVPGTRRIQDNLSDLHAQVAANQRGISLVQELIEQYGLETVQAYMNYVQKNAEAAVREMLKSVGRRISSESNENGATIEEEDYMDDGSVIHLKLSIDSNKGEAVFDFGGTSAEVYGNWNAPEAVTAAAVIYCVRCLVNIDIPLNQGCLAPVKILIPEGSFLSPSDSAAVVGGNVLTSQRITDVIFTAFQACACSQGCMNNLTFGDNTFGYYETIGGGSGAGPSWDGTSGVQCHMTNTRMTDPEIFEQRYPVILHKFGLRENSGGDGVHRGGDGLLREIEFRRPVIVSILSERRVHAPRGLKGGKNGARGANYLIKKDKRKIYLGGKNSVEVLPGEILQILTPGGGGWGSPL is encoded by the coding sequence ATGGGTAGTGCTTCTGAAGGGAAATTAAGGTTTTGTATAGACAGAGGGGGCACTTTCACTGATGTTTATGCAGAGATCCCCGGCCGGCTCGATGGTCGGGTTATGAAGCTTCTCTCTGTTGACCCTTCAAACTATGATGATGCCCCCGTGGAAGGGATTCGGAGGATCTTGGAAGAGTTCACTGGAGAGAAAATTCCACGCAGCTCAAAGATACCAACTGAGAAGATTGAGTGGATAAGGATGGGTACAACAGTGGCGACAAATGCTCTGCTAGAGCGAAAGGGAGAGCGAATTGCTGTGTGTGTCACGCAAGGATTTCGAGATTTACTCCAGATTGGTAACCAGGCTCGCCCCAGCATATTTGACCTTACTGTATCGAAGCCGTCGAATCTCTATGAAGAGGTTGTAGAGGTGGAGGAGAGGGTTCAGCTTGTTCAGGgcaaggaggaagaggaagaaaaacagGGCGATACTTTATCGGTTGTTGAAGGAATTTCTGGGGAGCTTCTTAGGATTGTAAAGCCTCTTAATGAAGAAGCATTAAAGCCTGTACTTAAAAAGTTGTTGGCCAAAGGAATTAGTTGCTTGGCTGTTGTTTTGATGCACTCATACACTTATCCACAACATGAACAACGGGTTGAGAAGCTAGCTTTGAGTCTGGGGTTCAGACATGTCTCTATTTCATCTGCTTTGACTCCCATGGTCCGTGCTGTTCCTCGTGGTTTAACAGCCAGTGTTGATGCTTATCTAACACCTGTTATTAAAGAGTACCTGTCAGGCTTCATCTCAATATTTGATGAGGGACTGGGGAAGTTGAATGTTTTATTTATGCAGTCGGATGGAGGACTTGCACCTGAGAGTAGCTTCTCGGGGCACAAAGCAATTTTGTCTGGCCCTGCTGGTGGAGTTGTTGGTTACTCACAAACCCTTTTCGATCTTGAAACGGATAAGCCATTAATTGGCTTTGATATGGGAGGTACATCTACAGATGTTAGTCGATATGCAGGGAGCTATGAGCAAGTTCTGGAAACCCAGATTGCTGGTGCCATAATACAAGCACCTCAGCTTGACATAAACACAGTGGCTGCtggtggtggttcaaagttgaAGTTCCAATTTGGAGCTTTTAAAGTTGGACCAGAATCGGTTGGAGCACACCCAGGTCCTGTATGTTACCGGAAAGGTGGAGAGTTGGCAATTACAGATGCTAACCTTATTCTAGGATATGTTATTCCTGATTATTTCCCATCCATATTTGGGCCAAATGAAGACCAGCCTCTTGATGTCAACTCTACAagaaaagagtttgagaaacTTGCCGAGCAAATAAATGCTCACAGAAAGAACCAGGATCCAACGGCTAAAGACATGGCAGTGGAAGAGATTGCCCTTGGTTTTGTGGATGTTGCTAATGAGACAATGTGTCGACCAATAAGGCAGTTGACTGAAATGAAGGGCCATGAGACCAAGAACCATGCGCTTGCTTGCTTTGGAGGTGCTGGACCTCAGCATGCATGTGCCATAGCTAGGTCACTAGGTATGAAGGAAGTGCTCATTCACAAATTTTGTGGGATATTAAGTGCTTATGGCATGGGATTGGCAAATGTTGTGGAAGAGGCACAAGAGCCTTATTCTGCAGTGTATGGAGCCGAATCTACACTTGAGGCTTCACAACGTGAAGCTGTATTAGTGGCACAGGTAAAGCAGAAGTTGCAAAAGCAAGGATTTAAAGAGGAAAGCATTTCAACAGAGACATATTTAAATCTGAGATATGAGGGTACAGACACTGCAATCATGGTCAAAAGACATACAACTGAGGATGGAAAATTGTGTGACTATGTAGGAGTCACTAATATATTGAGGCCACAGGCCATAGGATCTGCATCCACAAGTCCTATAGTTGAAGGCAAATATAAGGTTTACTTTGGAAATGGTTGGCAGGAAACACCCCTCTATAAGCTGGAGAAGCTGGGTTCTGGGCATGTGATCTTAGGGCCTGCGATTATCATGAATGGAAATAGCACTGTGATTGTAGAACCCAACTGTAGAGCCACTATAACCAAATACGGAAACATCAAGATAGAAATTGATTCCCCGTTGAGCAGTGTTAAAATATCTGATAAAGTTGCGGATGTTGTGCAGCTCTCCATCTTCAATCACAGATTTATGGGTATAGCTGAGCAGATGGGAAGGACTTTACAAAGAACTTCTATTTCTACAAATATCAAAGAACGGCTAGATTTTTCTTGTGCACTGTTTGATCCTAGTGGGGGCCTGGTTGCAAATGCCCCTCATGTTCCAGTCCATCTAGGAGCTATGTCTACTACAGTTCGGTGGCAGCTCAATTACTGGGGTGACAATTTGAACGAAGGAGATGTGTTGGTCACTAATCATCCTTCAGCTGGAGGTAGCCATCTTCCTGATATTACTGTCGTCACACCTGTATTCTTCAATGGAAAGTTGGTATTCTTTGTGGCAAACAGAGGGCATCATGCGGAAATTGGGGGTATTACTCCTGGAAGCATGCCTCCATTTTCAAAGTCCATATTGGAGGAAGGTTCTGCTATTAAGACATTTAAGCTTGTGGAAAAAGGTGTcttccaagaagaaggaattaTAAATCTTCTCCAGTGCCCAGGAACTGATAAGCAGGGAAATAAGGTACCAGGAACTCGTAGGATTCAGGATAACTTATCAGATCTTCATGCACAAGTAGCAGCAAATCAGAGAGGAATTTCTCTTGTCCAAGAGCTCATTGAGCAGTATGGTCTGGAAACAGTTCAGGCTTACATGAACTATGTACAGAAGAATGCAGAAGCAGCAGTAAGAGAGATGCTGAAGTCAGTTGGTCGTAGAATCTCCTCTGAATCAAATGAAAATGGAGCGACTATTGAAGAAGAGGACTACATGGACGATGGATCTGTTATCCATTTGAAATTGAGCATTGATTCTAACAAAGGAGAAGCAGTTTTTGATTTTGGTGGGACGAGCGCTGAGGTCTATGGTAACTGGAACGCACCCGAAGCTGTAACGGCTGCAGCTGTCATATACTGTGTCCGCTGTCTGGTGAATATCGATATTCCTCTGAATCAAGGCTGTTTGGCTCCAGTCAAGATTCTTATTCCGGAAGGCTCGTTTCTGTCTCCTAGTGATAGTGCTGCTGTAGTAGGAGGTAATGTCCTCACCTCTCAGAGGATAACCGACGTCATATTTACTGCATTTCAGGCCTGTGCTTGTTCACAGGGTTGTATGAATAATCTCACATTTGGAGACAACACATTTGGTTACTACGAAACAATTGGTGGCGGGAGTGGGGCTGGTCCTTCATGGGATGGGACCAGCGGTGTACAGTGCCACATGACGAACACACGCATGACTGATCCGGAAATATTTGAGCAAAGATATCCAGTTATTCTTCACAAGTTCGGACTTCGAGAAAACAGTGGGGGAGATGGAGTTCACAGAGGTGGTGATGGGCTTCTCAGAGAAATAGAGTTCAGGCGCCCTGTAATTGTTAGCATTCTTTCTGAGAGACGTGTTCATGCACCAAGAGGGCTCAAGGGTGGGAAAAATGGCGCCCGTGGTGCTAACTACCTgataaagaaagataaaagaaagatttaCCTCGGTGGTAAGAATTCAGTTGAGGTGCTTCCAGGAGAAATTCTTCAAATTTTGACTCCTGGTGGCGGGGGTTGGGGTTCTCCATTGTAG
- the LOC107474066 gene encoding uncharacterized protein LOC107474066, which translates to MEDIANIRVYYNGEIIPNTHEGVSFVCECPSSFAIPYSTSFIELQNGLCVNIQSHISKMVSNILYRNPMQVFGGLIQFQIMSITDDASMQQMFYIYRQIRFHVPVIELYVEFEQQSGMGTVSDEVNVDELGDIDWEEENNDSEEEFEANYEVDEENDDGDLAGNLAVQNEADAIISQHPFGVPSFMRTLDLEAMHAPEFPEYANTGEGNVAAEDGEFSVGMEFGSRESVISAIKSYTISRGVDYTVYESEPQTFYAKCKGYGAGCDWLIRASLIRKKACWEIRRYNGKHTCTMGTISQDHAKFDSDTIADAIRPLVEADPSIKVKSVIAEVQGRFNYTVTYRKAWLAKQKAVAKVFGDWEVSYQTLPVWLKAMTVKMPRSRVQIKTLPVYRESEEVQGVRVLHRVFWSFYPCIVAFKHCKPLVQVDGTHLYGKYKGALLVAVAQDGNQYIVPIAFAIVEGETADAWEFFLTNLRRYVVTIDGVGIISDRHTSIDAAIARSNGAWSPPRAWHMYCIRHIGSNFLRRFKAPYLHKLVVNTGYSKTEQEYNKNYQRLKERGEAYTQWCDEIGVEKWVLAFNGGHRWGHMTTNLVECINSVLKGARNLPVTALVRLTFYRLNELFTRKSTEAHERLRNGFTYSEFATKRVEESFRRAGNIVVNRFDRRNEMFEVREMQDGTIYTVNLAQRHYDCGHFQVERLPCRHVLACCANQHLDWQVYVHNVYKMSEICKVYRGEFVPMGDPSTWDRYEGAKVIANWTLRRATKGRPKSTRYLNEMDSRDMRGPHRCTICGREGHSRSRCPERAGPSSAGGH; encoded by the exons ATGGAGGATATTGCAAATATACGAGTGTATTATAACGGTGAGATTATACCGAATACACACGAGGGAGTGAGTTTTGTTTGTGAATGTCCATCTTCATTTGCTATTCCATACAGCACGAGTTTTATAGAGTTGCAAAATGGTCTTTGTGTGAACATACAAAGTCACATTTCGAAAATGGTGAGCAACATTTTGTATAGGAATCCTATGCAAGTATTTGGTGGACTGATACAGTTTCAAATAATGTCCATCACTGACGATGCAAGCATGCAGCAGATGTTCTATATTTATCGACAAATCCGATTTCACGTGCCGGTGATAGAGCTGTACGTTGAGTTTGAACAGCAGTCGGGGATGGGTACGGTCAGCGACGAGGTCAATGTTGATGAGCTCGGGGATATAGAttgggaagaagaaaataatgacAGCGAAGAGGAATTCGAAGCTAACTATGAAGTCGATGAAGAAAACGATGACGGAGACTTGGCAGGCAATCTGGCGGTGCAGAATGAGGCGGATGCCATTATAAGCCAACACCCGTTTGGTGTGCCGTCTTTTATGCGGACTCTAGATCTCGAAGCCATGCATGCCCCGGAATTTCCTGAGTATGCGAATACGG GTGAAGGCAACGTTGCGGCGGAAGATGGCGAGTTTAGTGTCGGAATGGAATTTGGTTCAAGAGAGTCGGTGATATCTGCAATCAAAAGCTACACCATCTCTAGAGGAGTTGATTACACTGTGTACGAGTCTGAGCCGCAGACATTCTATGCGAAATGCAAGGGGTATGGTGCAGGGTGCGACTGGCTTATCCGAGCTAGCTTGATTCGAAAAAAAGCTTGTTGGGAGATCAGGAGATACAATGGCAAGCACACGTGCACCATGGGCACGATTTCACAAGATCATGCCAAGTTTGACTCAGACACAATTGCAGATGCCATTAGGCCATTGGTCGAAGCAGACCCCTCGATAAAGGTGAAGTCTGTTATTGCAGAAGTTCAAGGCAGGTTCAACTACACTGTGACTTACCGCaaggcttggttggcaaagcagaaAGCGGTCGCAAAAGTTTTTGGTGATTGGGAAGTTTCTTACCAGACTCTGCCAGTATGGTTGAAAGCAATGACAGTGAAGATGCCAAGGTCTCGTGTTCAAATTAAAACGCTACCCGTTTACCGTGAGAGTGAGGAGGTTCAAGGTGTAAGAGTTCTTCACCGCGTGTTTTGGAGCTTCTATCCGTGTATTGTAGCATTCAAACACTGCAAGCCACTGGTGCAGGTTGATGGCACGCACCTGTACGGAAAATATAAAGGTGCACTTCTGGTAGCGGTTGCACAAGATGGGAATCAGTACATTGTGCCTATTGCATTTGCAATTGTCGAAGGCGAGACAGCAGACGCATGGGAGttttttctaactaatttgCGGAGATATGTTGTTACCATTGATGGTGTCGGTATTATTTCTGACCGTCATACCTCCATCGACGCTGCAATAGCTCGCAGTAACGGTGCATGGTCACCACCAAGGGCGTGGCACATGTACTGCATCAGGCACATCGGGTCCAACTTCTTAAGGAGGTTCAAGGCTCCATATTTGCATAAACTCGTGGTGAACACAG GCTATTCTAAGACGGAGCAGGAGTACAACAAAAACTACCAAAGGCTTAAAGAGCGGGGTGAGGCATATACTCAATGGTGCGATGAGATCGGTGTTGAGAAATGGGTGTTGGCATTCAATGGTGGTCATCGTTGGGGTCACATGACGACAAACTTGGTAGAGTGCATAAATTCTGTCCTGAAGGGTGCACGCAACCTTCCTGTGACTGCCCTTGTCCGGTTAACTTTCTATCGGTTGAATGAGTTGTTCACTCGGAAGAGTACCGAAGCTCATGAGCGTCTTCGCAACGGATTCACGTATTCAGAATTCGCAACGAAGAGAGTTGAAGAAAGCTTCCGACGAGCAGGAAACATTGTGGTCAACCGGTTCGACAGGCGCAACGAGATGTTTGAGGTTCGGGAAATGCAAGATGGTACTATTTACACTGTTAACCTTGCGCAACGACACTACGACTGTGGCCATTTCCAGGTCGAGCGACTTCCATGTCGCCACGTGCTTGCATGTTGCGCCAACCAGCATCTTGATTGGCAAGTGTACGTGCACAATGTGTACAAGATGTCTGAAATTTGCAAGGTGTACAGAGGTGAGTTTGTTCCAATGGGTGACCCATCTACGTGGGATAGATACGAAGGAGCGAAGGTGATCGCCAACTGGACATTGAGGCGCGCGACGAAAGGAAGACCGAAGTCAACCCGCTACTTGAATGAGATGGACTCGCGTGATATGCGTGGTCCTCACCGGTGCACTATATGTGGACGCGAGGGACATAGCCGCAGCCGATGTCCTGAGCGTGCAGGTCCAAGCTCCGCTGGAGGTCATTAG
- the LOC107474062 gene encoding 5-oxoprolinase 1 isoform X1, with translation MNLQRMGSASEGKLRFCIDRGGTFTDVYAEIPGRLDGRVMKLLSVDPSNYDDAPVEGIRRILEEFTGEKIPRSSKIPTEKIEWIRMGTTVATNALLERKGERIAVCVTQGFRDLLQIGNQARPSIFDLTVSKPSNLYEEVVEVEERVQLVQGKEEEEEKQGDTLSVVEGISGELLRIVKPLNEEALKPVLKKLLAKGISCLAVVLMHSYTYPQHEQRVEKLALSLGFRHVSISSALTPMVRAVPRGLTASVDAYLTPVIKEYLSGFISIFDEGLGKLNVLFMQSDGGLAPESSFSGHKAILSGPAGGVVGYSQTLFDLETDKPLIGFDMGGTSTDVSRYAGSYEQVLETQIAGAIIQAPQLDINTVAAGGGSKLKFQFGAFKVGPESVGAHPGPVCYRKGGELAITDANLILGYVIPDYFPSIFGPNEDQPLDVNSTRKEFEKLAEQINAHRKNQDPTAKDMAVEEIALGFVDVANETMCRPIRQLTEMKGHETKNHALACFGGAGPQHACAIARSLGMKEVLIHKFCGILSAYGMGLANVVEEAQEPYSAVYGAESTLEASQREAVLVAQVKQKLQKQGFKEESISTETYLNLRYEGTDTAIMVKRHTTEDGKLCDYVGVTNILRPQAIGSASTSPIVEGKYKVYFGNGWQETPLYKLEKLGSGHVILGPAIIMNGNSTVIVEPNCRATITKYGNIKIEIDSPLSSVKISDKVADVVQLSIFNHRFMGIAEQMGRTLQRTSISTNIKERLDFSCALFDPSGGLVANAPHVPVHLGAMSTTVRWQLNYWGDNLNEGDVLVTNHPSAGGSHLPDITVVTPVFFNGKLVFFVANRGHHAEIGGITPGSMPPFSKSILEEGSAIKTFKLVEKGVFQEEGIINLLQCPGTDKQGNKVPGTRRIQDNLSDLHAQVAANQRGISLVQELIEQYGLETVQAYMNYVQKNAEAAVREMLKSVGRRISSESNENGATIEEEDYMDDGSVIHLKLSIDSNKGEAVFDFGGTSAEVYGNWNAPEAVTAAAVIYCVRCLVNIDIPLNQGCLAPVKILIPEGSFLSPSDSAAVVGGNVLTSQRITDVIFTAFQACACSQGCMNNLTFGDNTFGYYETIGGGSGAGPSWDGTSGVQCHMTNTRMTDPEIFEQRYPVILHKFGLRENSGGDGVHRGGDGLLREIEFRRPVIVSILSERRVHAPRGLKGGKNGARGANYLIKKDKRKIYLGGKNSVEVLPGEILQILTPGGGGWGSPL, from the coding sequence ATGAATTTACAGAGGATGGGTAGTGCTTCTGAAGGGAAATTAAGGTTTTGTATAGACAGAGGGGGCACTTTCACTGATGTTTATGCAGAGATCCCCGGCCGGCTCGATGGTCGGGTTATGAAGCTTCTCTCTGTTGACCCTTCAAACTATGATGATGCCCCCGTGGAAGGGATTCGGAGGATCTTGGAAGAGTTCACTGGAGAGAAAATTCCACGCAGCTCAAAGATACCAACTGAGAAGATTGAGTGGATAAGGATGGGTACAACAGTGGCGACAAATGCTCTGCTAGAGCGAAAGGGAGAGCGAATTGCTGTGTGTGTCACGCAAGGATTTCGAGATTTACTCCAGATTGGTAACCAGGCTCGCCCCAGCATATTTGACCTTACTGTATCGAAGCCGTCGAATCTCTATGAAGAGGTTGTAGAGGTGGAGGAGAGGGTTCAGCTTGTTCAGGgcaaggaggaagaggaagaaaaacagGGCGATACTTTATCGGTTGTTGAAGGAATTTCTGGGGAGCTTCTTAGGATTGTAAAGCCTCTTAATGAAGAAGCATTAAAGCCTGTACTTAAAAAGTTGTTGGCCAAAGGAATTAGTTGCTTGGCTGTTGTTTTGATGCACTCATACACTTATCCACAACATGAACAACGGGTTGAGAAGCTAGCTTTGAGTCTGGGGTTCAGACATGTCTCTATTTCATCTGCTTTGACTCCCATGGTCCGTGCTGTTCCTCGTGGTTTAACAGCCAGTGTTGATGCTTATCTAACACCTGTTATTAAAGAGTACCTGTCAGGCTTCATCTCAATATTTGATGAGGGACTGGGGAAGTTGAATGTTTTATTTATGCAGTCGGATGGAGGACTTGCACCTGAGAGTAGCTTCTCGGGGCACAAAGCAATTTTGTCTGGCCCTGCTGGTGGAGTTGTTGGTTACTCACAAACCCTTTTCGATCTTGAAACGGATAAGCCATTAATTGGCTTTGATATGGGAGGTACATCTACAGATGTTAGTCGATATGCAGGGAGCTATGAGCAAGTTCTGGAAACCCAGATTGCTGGTGCCATAATACAAGCACCTCAGCTTGACATAAACACAGTGGCTGCtggtggtggttcaaagttgaAGTTCCAATTTGGAGCTTTTAAAGTTGGACCAGAATCGGTTGGAGCACACCCAGGTCCTGTATGTTACCGGAAAGGTGGAGAGTTGGCAATTACAGATGCTAACCTTATTCTAGGATATGTTATTCCTGATTATTTCCCATCCATATTTGGGCCAAATGAAGACCAGCCTCTTGATGTCAACTCTACAagaaaagagtttgagaaacTTGCCGAGCAAATAAATGCTCACAGAAAGAACCAGGATCCAACGGCTAAAGACATGGCAGTGGAAGAGATTGCCCTTGGTTTTGTGGATGTTGCTAATGAGACAATGTGTCGACCAATAAGGCAGTTGACTGAAATGAAGGGCCATGAGACCAAGAACCATGCGCTTGCTTGCTTTGGAGGTGCTGGACCTCAGCATGCATGTGCCATAGCTAGGTCACTAGGTATGAAGGAAGTGCTCATTCACAAATTTTGTGGGATATTAAGTGCTTATGGCATGGGATTGGCAAATGTTGTGGAAGAGGCACAAGAGCCTTATTCTGCAGTGTATGGAGCCGAATCTACACTTGAGGCTTCACAACGTGAAGCTGTATTAGTGGCACAGGTAAAGCAGAAGTTGCAAAAGCAAGGATTTAAAGAGGAAAGCATTTCAACAGAGACATATTTAAATCTGAGATATGAGGGTACAGACACTGCAATCATGGTCAAAAGACATACAACTGAGGATGGAAAATTGTGTGACTATGTAGGAGTCACTAATATATTGAGGCCACAGGCCATAGGATCTGCATCCACAAGTCCTATAGTTGAAGGCAAATATAAGGTTTACTTTGGAAATGGTTGGCAGGAAACACCCCTCTATAAGCTGGAGAAGCTGGGTTCTGGGCATGTGATCTTAGGGCCTGCGATTATCATGAATGGAAATAGCACTGTGATTGTAGAACCCAACTGTAGAGCCACTATAACCAAATACGGAAACATCAAGATAGAAATTGATTCCCCGTTGAGCAGTGTTAAAATATCTGATAAAGTTGCGGATGTTGTGCAGCTCTCCATCTTCAATCACAGATTTATGGGTATAGCTGAGCAGATGGGAAGGACTTTACAAAGAACTTCTATTTCTACAAATATCAAAGAACGGCTAGATTTTTCTTGTGCACTGTTTGATCCTAGTGGGGGCCTGGTTGCAAATGCCCCTCATGTTCCAGTCCATCTAGGAGCTATGTCTACTACAGTTCGGTGGCAGCTCAATTACTGGGGTGACAATTTGAACGAAGGAGATGTGTTGGTCACTAATCATCCTTCAGCTGGAGGTAGCCATCTTCCTGATATTACTGTCGTCACACCTGTATTCTTCAATGGAAAGTTGGTATTCTTTGTGGCAAACAGAGGGCATCATGCGGAAATTGGGGGTATTACTCCTGGAAGCATGCCTCCATTTTCAAAGTCCATATTGGAGGAAGGTTCTGCTATTAAGACATTTAAGCTTGTGGAAAAAGGTGTcttccaagaagaaggaattaTAAATCTTCTCCAGTGCCCAGGAACTGATAAGCAGGGAAATAAGGTACCAGGAACTCGTAGGATTCAGGATAACTTATCAGATCTTCATGCACAAGTAGCAGCAAATCAGAGAGGAATTTCTCTTGTCCAAGAGCTCATTGAGCAGTATGGTCTGGAAACAGTTCAGGCTTACATGAACTATGTACAGAAGAATGCAGAAGCAGCAGTAAGAGAGATGCTGAAGTCAGTTGGTCGTAGAATCTCCTCTGAATCAAATGAAAATGGAGCGACTATTGAAGAAGAGGACTACATGGACGATGGATCTGTTATCCATTTGAAATTGAGCATTGATTCTAACAAAGGAGAAGCAGTTTTTGATTTTGGTGGGACGAGCGCTGAGGTCTATGGTAACTGGAACGCACCCGAAGCTGTAACGGCTGCAGCTGTCATATACTGTGTCCGCTGTCTGGTGAATATCGATATTCCTCTGAATCAAGGCTGTTTGGCTCCAGTCAAGATTCTTATTCCGGAAGGCTCGTTTCTGTCTCCTAGTGATAGTGCTGCTGTAGTAGGAGGTAATGTCCTCACCTCTCAGAGGATAACCGACGTCATATTTACTGCATTTCAGGCCTGTGCTTGTTCACAGGGTTGTATGAATAATCTCACATTTGGAGACAACACATTTGGTTACTACGAAACAATTGGTGGCGGGAGTGGGGCTGGTCCTTCATGGGATGGGACCAGCGGTGTACAGTGCCACATGACGAACACACGCATGACTGATCCGGAAATATTTGAGCAAAGATATCCAGTTATTCTTCACAAGTTCGGACTTCGAGAAAACAGTGGGGGAGATGGAGTTCACAGAGGTGGTGATGGGCTTCTCAGAGAAATAGAGTTCAGGCGCCCTGTAATTGTTAGCATTCTTTCTGAGAGACGTGTTCATGCACCAAGAGGGCTCAAGGGTGGGAAAAATGGCGCCCGTGGTGCTAACTACCTgataaagaaagataaaagaaagatttaCCTCGGTGGTAAGAATTCAGTTGAGGTGCTTCCAGGAGAAATTCTTCAAATTTTGACTCCTGGTGGCGGGGGTTGGGGTTCTCCATTGTAG
- the LOC107474063 gene encoding histone H4 produces MSGRGKGGKGLGKGGAKRHRKVLRDNIQGITKPAIRRLARRGGVKRISGLIYEETRGVLKIFLENVIRDAVTYTEHARRKTVTAMDVVYALKRQGRTLYGFGG; encoded by the coding sequence ATGTCAGGTCGTGGAAAGGGAGGGAAGGGATTGGGAAAGGGAGGAGCGAAGAGGCACAGAAAGGTGCTTCGTGATAACATTCAGGGAATCACGAAACCCGCCATTCGCCGTTTGGCTCGCAGGGGAGGCGTCAAGAGAATCAGTGGCCTCATCTATGAGGAGACGCGTGGCGTCCTCAAGATCTTCTTGGAGAACGTCATTCGCGATGCCGTTACCTACACCGAGCATGCTCGCCGCAAAACTGTTACTGCCATGGATGTTGTTTATGCCCTCAAGAGGCAGGGAAGGACTCTCTACGGTTTCGGTGGTTGA